A genomic segment from Neodiprion lecontei isolate iyNeoLeco1 chromosome 1, iyNeoLeco1.1, whole genome shotgun sequence encodes:
- the LOC107223664 gene encoding DNA-directed RNA polymerase III subunit RPC4 — protein sequence MDSDKSKNSRELDPKIKIKVEPGTSGSTVLTNVKIEAGLPSTRLTSFRSPRDWTLGGHVKLEKPKKLYTPNLNVQRNKAKDDHTTVKNNTKVPRERGRGRGQSTRGRGKGKVSDNIIQTDGVFSSGIADSSRAKKRFSSYRDGSNLSGNRSASTVLEKQKLNLNQKIDKAEEEEKLKHLLRDDFIENGAVPDMENAPVMLPMADDAQLYKKEFKEEPQVIKADGLDEDVKPVILENGKVSEEHNTAKTSLPKKSLTEEKKLITIPQIVANEANNYILLQFPDCLPGLKTDDELSDPKARRTTDLGSANPSDINPKTEYCTLKNLKEGMLGKLQILKSGQARLVLGDNKLIVDVGSHISFRQDLIAAKLDLEKLEGELINLGSVSSTLICLPDWESMLDNL from the exons ATGGACTCGGATAAATCAAAAAACAGCAGAGAACTGGATCCAAAAATAAAGATCAAAGTAGAACCGGGTACATCAGGATCAACGGTGTTAACAAATGTGAAAATTGAGGCTGGACTACCTTCTACGAGGCTTACTTCATTTAGATCGCCACGAGATTGGACACTAGGCGGGCATGTGAAActagaaaaaccaaaaaaactgTATACTCCAAACTTGAACGTACAACGAAATAAAGCTAAAGA TGATCACACtactgtaaaaaataatactaaaGTTCCAAGAGAAAGAGGCCGCGGAAGAGGACAAAGTACAAGAGGTAGAGGCAAAGGAAAAGTCTCGGATAACATTATCCAG ACTGACGGAGTATTCTCCAGTGGTATAGCAGATTCTTCACGAGCCAAAAAAAGATTCAGTAGTTACAGAGATGGTAGCAATTTGAGCGGCAATCGAAGTGCCAGTACTGttttagaaaaacaaaaattaaatttaaaccaGAAGATTGATAAAgctgaagaagaagagaaactCAAGCACCTGCTTCGAGatgattttatcgaaaatgGAGCTGTACCAGATATGGAAAATGCACCAGTGATGCTACCTATGGCTGATGATG CACAGTTATACAAGAAAGAATTCAAGGAAGAACCCCAAGTAATAAAGGCTGATGGATTAGATGAAGATGTGAAACCAGTAATCTTAGAAAACGGAAAAG TATCAGAAGAACATAACACAGCAAAAACTTCGTTACCGAAGAAATCGCTAACAGAGGAGAAAAAACTTATCACTATTCCACAAATTGTTGCAAACGAAgcaaataattacattttacTACAG TTTCCCGATTGCCTACCTGGACTTAAAACAGATGATGAATTGAGTGATCCAAAAGCGAGAAGAACAACCGATTTAGGTTCAGCAAATCCTAGTGATATCAATCCCAAGACTGAATACTGTACGCTGAAAAACTTGAAGGAAGGAATGCTAGGGAAATTACAAATACTAAAATCTGGACAAGCGAGACTTGTTTTAGGGGATAACAAATTAATTGTAGATGTGGGCTCGCACATCAGTTTCAGACAA gATCTAATCGCTGCCAAATTGGACCTTGAAAAACTTGAAGGCGAACTTATTAACCTTGGCTCAGTCAGCAGTACCCTTATTTGCTTACCCGACTGGGAATCAATGTTAGATAATCTTTGA